Proteins encoded within one genomic window of Amorphoplanes friuliensis DSM 7358:
- the nirB gene encoding nitrite reductase large subunit NirB: MERLVVIGNGMAGARTVEEILARGGGDRFAITMFGDEPYGNYNRIMLSNVLAGVEDEAGIFLNDLSWYADNGITLHTGTRISRIDPYAKQVHAEDGTTAAYDKLIIATGSRAFVPPIPGIHRPGRGYHQGVFAFRTLDDTRNMIRYAREHERAVVIGGGLLGLEAARGLQNHLSHVTLLHAAGHLMNAQLDAQAGAILQRSVEKLGISIVTDARTTEILGKHAVTGVKLADGRVIDCDVVVVAAGIRANAEMAAASGLTVERGIVVDDQMRVQDEPDIYAVGECVQHRGETYGLVAPLWDQAKVLADHVTGRDPQAAYHGSRIATKLKVAGVDVASMGLKEAERDDDETLVFSEPRKGIYKSVVIRDGRLVGATLVGDVKKVAFLMQAFDRGLALPEERVELMFDLGGPPAEVSAAELADDAQVCNCNGVTKGTIAETVHAGCKTVTGVMDKTRAGKGCGTCKGLVAQIVEWAAGGAVEEDPKASWYVPGVPMPKPELMNAIRQYELFSVSSVFAKLVPGGEEDAKSKMGLASLLKMMWGDRYVDERDARFINDRVHANIQRDGTFSVVPQMKGGVTTPAQLRKIADVAEKYAVPMVKLTGGQRIDLLGVPKEQLPKIWADLDMPSGYAYGKSFRTVKTCVGSDFCRFGVGDSTALGIAIEQRFQGIEGPGKMKLAVTGCPRNCAEAYVKDLGVVAIDGGRWEIYVGGAAGAHIRKGDLLATVDSPDEVVTLTGRFLQYYRENANWLERTYAFVPRIGIERVREIVVDDSDGLAADLDAAMAASVAAYKDPWKERAEPATPGQFRTSLPLVVLPQVPVRASGEPA, translated from the coding sequence ATGGAACGCCTCGTGGTCATCGGGAACGGGATGGCGGGCGCCCGCACGGTCGAGGAGATCCTCGCCCGGGGCGGCGGCGACCGCTTCGCCATCACCATGTTCGGCGACGAGCCGTACGGCAACTACAACCGCATCATGCTGTCCAACGTCCTCGCGGGTGTCGAGGACGAGGCGGGCATCTTCCTCAACGACCTCTCCTGGTACGCCGACAACGGCATCACCCTCCACACCGGCACCCGCATCAGCCGCATCGACCCGTACGCCAAGCAGGTCCACGCCGAGGACGGCACCACGGCGGCGTACGACAAGCTGATCATCGCGACCGGCAGCCGGGCGTTCGTCCCGCCGATTCCCGGCATCCACCGCCCCGGCCGCGGCTACCACCAGGGCGTCTTCGCCTTCCGCACCCTCGACGACACCCGCAACATGATCCGGTACGCCCGCGAGCACGAGCGTGCCGTGGTCATCGGCGGTGGCCTGCTCGGTCTCGAGGCGGCCCGCGGCCTGCAGAACCACCTGTCCCACGTGACGCTGCTGCACGCCGCCGGCCACCTGATGAACGCCCAGCTCGACGCGCAGGCCGGTGCGATCCTGCAGCGCAGCGTCGAGAAGCTCGGCATCAGCATCGTCACCGACGCGCGGACCACCGAGATCCTCGGCAAGCACGCGGTCACCGGCGTCAAGCTCGCCGACGGCCGGGTCATCGACTGCGACGTCGTGGTGGTCGCCGCCGGCATCCGTGCCAACGCCGAGATGGCCGCTGCGAGCGGGCTCACCGTCGAACGCGGCATCGTCGTCGACGATCAGATGCGCGTCCAGGACGAGCCCGACATCTACGCCGTCGGTGAGTGTGTCCAGCACCGCGGTGAGACGTACGGCCTGGTCGCCCCGCTCTGGGATCAGGCCAAGGTGCTTGCCGATCACGTCACCGGCCGGGACCCGCAGGCGGCGTACCACGGCTCGCGGATCGCCACGAAGCTCAAGGTGGCCGGTGTCGACGTCGCCTCGATGGGCCTCAAGGAGGCCGAACGTGACGACGACGAGACGCTGGTCTTCAGCGAGCCCCGCAAGGGCATCTACAAGAGTGTCGTCATCCGTGACGGCCGGCTCGTCGGCGCCACCCTGGTCGGCGACGTCAAGAAGGTCGCGTTCCTGATGCAGGCGTTCGACCGGGGGCTGGCGCTGCCCGAGGAACGCGTCGAGCTGATGTTCGACCTCGGCGGGCCACCGGCCGAGGTCAGCGCGGCCGAGCTCGCCGACGACGCCCAGGTCTGCAACTGCAACGGCGTCACCAAGGGCACGATCGCCGAGACGGTCCACGCGGGCTGCAAGACGGTCACCGGCGTCATGGACAAGACGCGGGCGGGCAAGGGCTGCGGCACGTGCAAGGGCCTGGTCGCGCAGATCGTCGAGTGGGCCGCCGGGGGAGCCGTCGAGGAGGACCCCAAGGCGAGCTGGTACGTCCCCGGCGTACCTATGCCCAAGCCCGAACTGATGAACGCGATCCGGCAGTACGAGCTGTTCTCGGTCTCGTCGGTCTTCGCCAAGCTCGTGCCCGGCGGCGAGGAGGACGCCAAGAGCAAGATGGGCCTCGCCTCGCTGCTGAAGATGATGTGGGGCGACCGCTACGTCGACGAGCGCGACGCCCGCTTCATCAACGACCGCGTGCACGCCAACATCCAGCGCGACGGCACCTTCTCGGTGGTGCCGCAGATGAAAGGCGGCGTGACCACCCCGGCGCAGCTGCGCAAGATCGCCGACGTCGCCGAGAAGTACGCCGTACCCATGGTGAAGCTGACCGGTGGGCAGCGGATCGATCTGCTCGGGGTGCCCAAGGAGCAGCTGCCGAAGATCTGGGCCGATCTCGACATGCCGTCCGGGTACGCCTACGGCAAGAGTTTCCGCACGGTGAAGACCTGCGTCGGCTCGGACTTCTGCCGTTTCGGGGTCGGTGACTCGACCGCGCTCGGCATCGCCATCGAGCAACGCTTCCAGGGCATCGAGGGCCCCGGCAAGATGAAACTCGCCGTCACCGGCTGCCCGCGCAACTGTGCCGAGGCGTACGTGAAGGACCTGGGTGTGGTGGCGATCGACGGCGGCCGCTGGGAGATCTACGTCGGCGGCGCGGCCGGCGCCCACATCCGCAAGGGCGACCTGCTCGCGACGGTCGACTCGCCGGACGAGGTCGTCACGCTGACCGGCCGATTCCTCCAGTACTACCGCGAGAACGCCAACTGGCTCGAGCGCACCTACGCGTTCGTGCCACGGATCGGCATCGAGCGGGTCCGGGAGATCGTGGTCGACGACAGCGACGGCCTCGCCGCCGACCTCGACGCGGCGATGGCCGCGTCGGTGGCGGCCTACAAGGACCCGTGGAAGGAACGCGCGGAACCGGCGACACCCGGCCAGTTCCGCACTTCACTGCCCCTGGTCGTCCTGCCGCAGGTCCCGGTCCGCGCCTCGGGGGAGCCGGCATGA
- a CDS encoding Rieske (2Fe-2S) protein, translating to MTRLGPVDDIPLGEGRTYAVDGEMVAVFRLRDGSLRALQAVCPHRGGPLADGQIDLKVVVCPLHLNAFDLTTGCSLSGQPDLTVYAVTVDATDHLVISSLASAEVPS from the coding sequence ATGACCCGCCTCGGACCCGTCGACGACATCCCCCTGGGCGAAGGCCGCACGTACGCGGTCGACGGCGAGATGGTCGCCGTCTTCCGGCTGCGCGACGGCTCGTTGCGTGCGCTGCAGGCCGTCTGCCCGCACCGCGGCGGACCCCTGGCCGACGGGCAGATCGACCTCAAGGTCGTCGTCTGCCCCCTGCACCTCAACGCCTTCGACCTGACCACCGGCTGCTCGCTGTCCGGCCAGCCCGACCTGACCGTCTACGCCGTCACCGTCGACGCCACCGACCACCTCGTCATCTCCTCACTCGCTTCCGCGGAGGTCCCCTCATGA
- a CDS encoding nitrate/nitrite transporter codes for MSATTLERPAALTVQGHWIDDWRPEDPTFWEQTGARIARRNLIFSIFSEHIGFSVWTLWSVLVLFLGPAYGIDPAGKFLLTAVPALVGAALRIPYTFAVARFGGRNWTIISASLLLIPAVLAAFLIEPGVSYSTLIVLAAVAGVGGGNFASSMANINAYYPDRLKGWALGINAGGGNLGVAAVQLIGLFVLAVFGAGSPGLVAGIYIPLIVIAAAGSALYMDNLSQARNEKRGMRDATREPHTWIMSLLYIGTFGSFIGFGFAFGQVLQVQFADVFSTPVKAAYLTFLGPLLGSLIRPVGGALADRLGGARVTFWNFVAMAAGASIVLLASQLRSLPLYLVGFIALFVFSGIGNGSTYKMIPRIFALKHPGDNHEARRLSGAVIGIAGAIGAFGGVLVNLAFRQSFLTYKTADAAYIAFIAFYALCVLVTWAVYLRSSSRKLAGV; via the coding sequence ATGAGCGCCACCACCCTGGAACGTCCCGCCGCCCTGACCGTGCAAGGCCACTGGATCGACGACTGGCGCCCCGAGGACCCCACCTTCTGGGAGCAGACCGGTGCCCGCATCGCCCGGCGCAACCTCATCTTCTCGATCTTCAGCGAGCACATCGGCTTCTCCGTCTGGACACTGTGGTCGGTGCTGGTGCTCTTCCTCGGCCCCGCGTACGGCATCGACCCCGCGGGCAAGTTCCTGCTCACGGCCGTACCGGCTCTGGTCGGGGCGGCGCTGCGGATCCCGTACACGTTCGCGGTGGCCCGTTTCGGCGGCCGCAACTGGACCATCATCAGCGCATCCCTCCTGCTGATCCCGGCGGTGCTGGCCGCGTTCCTGATCGAACCAGGCGTCTCCTACAGCACGCTGATCGTGCTCGCGGCGGTCGCCGGTGTCGGCGGCGGCAACTTCGCCTCCTCGATGGCCAACATCAACGCCTACTACCCGGACCGCCTCAAGGGCTGGGCCCTCGGCATCAACGCCGGCGGCGGCAACCTGGGCGTCGCCGCGGTCCAGCTCATCGGCCTCTTCGTCCTCGCGGTCTTCGGCGCGGGCAGCCCCGGCCTGGTCGCGGGCATCTACATCCCCCTGATCGTGATCGCGGCGGCCGGCTCGGCGCTCTACATGGACAACCTGTCGCAGGCCCGCAACGAAAAACGCGGCATGCGCGACGCCACCCGCGAACCCCACACCTGGATCATGTCCCTGCTCTACATCGGCACGTTCGGCTCGTTCATCGGCTTCGGCTTCGCGTTCGGCCAGGTACTGCAGGTGCAGTTCGCGGACGTCTTCAGCACTCCGGTGAAAGCCGCGTACCTGACCTTCCTCGGCCCGCTGCTCGGCTCCCTGATCCGCCCGGTCGGCGGAGCCCTGGCGGATCGCCTGGGCGGCGCCCGCGTGACGTTCTGGAACTTCGTGGCCATGGCGGCGGGGGCGAGCATCGTGCTGCTGGCTTCGCAGCTGCGGTCGCTGCCGCTCTATCTGGTCGGCTTCATCGCGCTGTTCGTGTTCAGCGGCATCGGCAACGGGTCGACCTACAAGATGATCCCTCGGATCTTTGCGCTGAAGCACCCGGGCGACAACCACGAAGCCCGGCGTCTGTCCGGCGCGGTGATCGGGATCGCGGGGGCTATCGGCGCTTTCGGCGGTGTCCTGGTCAACCTGGCGTTCCGCCAGTCGTTCCTGACCTACAAGACCGCGGATGCTGCCTATATCGCGTTCATCGCGTTCTACGCCCTCTGCGTGCTGGTCACCTGGGCGGTCTACCTCCGCTCGTCGTCCCGCAAACTCGCCGGAGTCTGA